The nucleotide sequence TAAATGAGATCTGTTTTTTATTGATGAGTTTTGCTATGTACTTCTTTTTCAGGTATAGAATATAGCCATAGCAGGGGGAATGGAGCAGTAAAGTTGATGTCAAGTGTACAAATTAGACTTTGAGTCTAACtttttatatgattataatttAATAGTAAAATGACCTTTCTAACATACTTAGCagattgctttcatttttcagatgTACTTCAATTCCACATTAACAGATTCCTCTAAGCTTCTCAAACCTCTCTTGGTCTTCACCTTTATCATCTGTGGGATCATCTGCGGGCTCACACGGATAACTCAGTATAAGAATCACCCAGTTGATGTCTACTGTGGCTTTTTAATAGGAGGAGGAATTGCTCTGTACTTGGTAAATAATTTACTATTCTCATTTGAGAATAAAACCACAGTTTAAATGGAAAACATGCATAGCACATTTTTACACTGATAATAATTTATTTGCAATGTAGTTTATATTTGTGAGAAAATCTCTGAGTGCATCTTCATTCTAAGCCAAAACACATATCCCACTTttagcaaaataatattttaaacccTTACCATGGACTAGCAACTGcaactttaaaattattgtattttatcccatacacacacacacacacacacacacacacacacacacacacacacacacaagagtcAGGGACTATTTTTGCTAgtataattttacagatgaggaaagtgagtaTTAGTGAAAGTAAAGTTCATGACAGTGAAGGTTTGGTGGAAGTTTATAGAACATGCCCAACAACACAAATTTAGCACCTGGATATATTAGCACCAACTAATACTGAATTCTCTATTTCAACAGTACTCTATTTTCAAGCCCAGTCTTCCTTCAGAGGAAATATTCTCAGCAGAAGGAAACTGAGATTGTCcatttcatgcattcattcattcactcattcaatatcTGATCTGTGCCAGGTACTAGACTGAGCATCCATACAGTGAGAAATAAGACCCAGCCTTAAGGAGTTTTCAGTGTAAAGACTAATAAGAATATAGGTAGTTGCAGGATGTTAAATGGTATATTAGGGTGTGAACAAAATGCTTTGGGAATAGCACACTGAAGAAGGAGGTTAGAGAAGCCTTCACAAAAGTGATGtggtttttaagaaataagaaatttttttcttagggaaggaaaggaggaaggacatCCAAGCAAAGAAATTGCACATGCACAAAGACAGACATATGAAAGAGCAAATACAAGTGGAAGGTGAGGTAACAGAAGGAATGAGAGATAACGGCCAGGTTTCTAGCTTGGAAGACACGGCAGATGGTGACTTCATTAGCAGACCAAGGAAGGAGGAAGCAAGTTGGTGGAGGAAAAGGGTTTGATGAGCTCAATTTAAGGATCGATAGGCAGTTGAAGAGTTGCATCTGGAGCTCAAAAGGGCAATCTGTAGTGGAGAAATAGATTAGGAAGTCATGGACAGTATTGGTGGAAGTAACATTATGGTTATGGAGGTATATGAAATTGCCAGGTCATAAGAATGAAAGGAAGCCAGGCCACACCCACACACCAGCAGCATGCAGAGAAACAGGCAGTCACCAAGGAAACTGAGAGAAActgacagagaaatgaaaatcatctATTGCAGCAGTTCAATCATGGGATCTTGATGCCCTTGTTTGTGGAAGGTGTTACAAGACAATGATGACAAAAAGTTGTAAAAGCCCTGAAGCAAGCgatgatttatttttcacttttataaactAGCATGGTCAGGATTGTCACTTTAAATCTCCTGCTTATGCGCGTGCTTTCTTCAGTGGAGGAGAAAGTGATCAAAGTAAAGTTAGCAGGCCAGGAACTGGGCATAAGCTTGGGTTTCCCATGAGAGTGTTGATTGGCAATGTGTCTTACAGAATAGGCAAGGAAGACTGAGAACTACCTCTCTCAAGTTCATTCATTGCCTTTGTGTGGGTGTGATTTCATGGTGTCCTGGAATTAGCCTGGGCTCCATAGTCCAAAGGATTTGGGCTTGAATCTCAAGTCTCTTACATTTGGccaagttacataacctctcagaagcctgtttcttcacttattaaatgagaataataactGGCTACTTCATATCACACCAAGGATGAAGCAactatatttattgagcacagtGTTGGGCACTGCATGTCGAACAATATGGCAGAGTTTACTTACAGTCTAATGGACGATTTTCCCAAACTTAGAACTTTAAATACAATCATTAATAGAGCATTAGGTAGCGACTGCTCATCCTGAGAACTCTGGCAGTGAGAGCAGAGATAGATACTATTTAGAAGAAAGTTTGAACCAAGAATTAAAATAGAGAGGCAGAAGCTGGACTTACTTCATTTCTGTTTCCACTCTATGCCCTGAAATTGGAAATTCATCAGTTCCAAGCCAATGCTATTATAAATTGTTAAGCACTCTATAAAATGTTAAATCCATGGGATTCTTTTGGTTTGATTTGAAAAGTGGCTGCCATCTATGGACATTAGCTCCCAAATAGGTATCTGTTGCTTTCCCCATTATCTCTAAACTAAGCATCTCAGAAGATGAAAATCCAACAGGGATTTGGTTGTCCATgtgtaaaaattgtaaaaattctgAATCCAAACTTTACCTTATCCAAAGTTTTATCCCCCAAATCTAAAATAGCAAAAATTCGTAGGTTGAGTATAAAGACAAGATTAAATAAAGTTTAGCTCAAATTTAGTGTACTAGCACTGAATTGATCAAATATTACTTCCAAACTTAAGACCAAGCTAAAGGAAAGAATGTGGGTGCTCCAAACTAGTGATGATGTCCAACCTCTCTTTTGAGAATTCTCTGTGCAATGCTGAACACACAGGGCTGTGCTTGATCTGAGTTGTAACAACATTCGTCTCTGACCTCACTGCAAAACCTGATAGCATGCTTTATGAATGATTcgctgttttatatttttcacacCTCCCCTGCTTTCCATCATAAGGTGTGATTGAAAATGGAAGGTAAAATAAATCAGTTAAGCTATTCAAGGTGTCATTCAACAAGAGGCTCCTAAATCCAGGAAAATGAATTGCTTTGAAAAGCAGAAGAATGTCCTCATTTCTCTCATTGTCTGTCTTTTATTCTCAAAACATACAGAGGATAAGATTTACAAAAACATTCAGTaggatggagaaaggagagaaaatccaactaataaaaaataatgggtTCTTGATTTCTGAACAGTTAGTTCAGTGATTTATGATATAACTTACAAATGATTTCCTGAGTAATtgtagtttgggttttttgttatttgtattaGCCAATGGTGTATAGAGAGCACATACCTTATTTATTATATGCTTCAGTGGGTCCTCTAGGACAAATTCTTAGTAACCATGTCTTCTAGTGCATGctgttcattgtttttcttcaatACTAGGGCCTGTATGCTGTGGGGAATTTCCTGCCTAGCGAAGAGAGTATGTTTCAGCACAGAGATGCCCTCAGATCTCTGACAGACCTCAACCAAGACCCTAGCCGAGTTTTAGCCGCTAAAAATGGCAGCAGCAGTGATGGAATTGCTCACACAGAAGGCATCCTCAACCGAAACCACAGAGATGCTAGCTCACTGACAAACCTCAAAAGGGCAAATGCTGACGTGGAAATCATCACTCCACGGAGCCCCATGGGGAAGGAGAACATGGTTACCTTTAGCAATACCCTGCCTAGAGCCAACACCCCATCTGTTGAAGACCCTGTCAGAAGAAATGCCTCCATTCATGCCTCTATGGATTCCGCTCGATCAAAGCAGCTTCTCACCCAGTGGAAGAATAAGAATGAAAGTCGGAAGTTGTCCCTGCAAGTTATAGAGACTGAGCCTGGACAGTCACCACCCAGATCCATAGAAATGAGGTCAAGTTCGGAGCCCTCCAGGGTGGGGGTGAATGGAGACCACCATGCTCCCAGCAATCAGTACCTCAAGGTCCAGCCTGGCACTGTTCCCGGGTGTAACAATAGCATGCCTGGGGGACCCAGAGTGTCCATTCAGTCACGCCCTGGGTCCTCACAGTTAGTGCACATCCCCgaagagacccaggaaaacaTGAGCACCTCCCCCAAAAGCAGCTCTGCTCGAGCCAAGTGGTTGAAAGCTGCCGAGAAGACTGTGGCCTGTAATAGAAGCAACAGTCAGCCCCGAATCATGCAAGTAATCGCTATGTCCAAGCAGCAGGGCGTCCTCCAAAGCAGCCCCAAGAACACCGAAGGCAGCACGGTCTCCTGCACTGGCTCCATCCGCTACAAAACCTTGACAGACCATGAACCCAGTGGGATCGTAAGGGTTGAGGCTCACCCAGAGAACAACAGGCCCATCATACAGATCCCGTCCACCGAGGGTGAAGGTAGTGGCTCCTGGAAATGGAAAGCCCCTGAAAAAGGCAGCCTTCGCCAAACTTATGAGCTCAATGATCTCAACAGGGACTCAGAAAGCTGTGAGTCTCTGAAAGACAGTTTTGGCTCTGGAGATCGCAAAAGAAGCAACATAGATAACAATGAGCATCACCACCATGGAATCACCACCATCCGGGTCACCCCAGTAGAGGGCAGCGAAATTGGTTCAGAGACGctgtccatttcttcctcccGCGACTCTACCCTGCGGAGAAAGGGCAACATCATCTTAATCCCTGAAAGAAGTAACAGCCCTGAGAACACTAGAAATATCTTCTACAAGGGAACCTCCCCAACACGGGCTTACAAAGACTGAGTGATGAAATTCAGTCACTTGAGCGACCCCCAAAAGACCGCGTGTTGATTCTATCTGTGCTCTGTTCCAGCGGATTGAGAAGCCTTCTCATCAAACTGGGTCATCTACCATCAGCCCGGAGCTCAATGACTCTTGAGAACTACTACACTCAAGCTTGTAGATTTCACACCAAGGGGAGGGAAAAGCACAATGAAAGAACCTAATTAATGTGATAATGTGAAGAATCTTAAGACCTATCTTCAAACTCAAAAGGTTTGCAGAAGGCAGTGTCAGAAGAAAGTGGTTTCCTTCTGTGTATACTATTTTACTTCCTGAATGTGCCAACTTTAgggatttttctttataattagcTGTGGGAATCCAGAACCCATGTTTCCCTACAGCAGAGGCCATGCagtattatatattcattttgcaGAATCTGCACCTAAAGCTCAGTAAGGGTGGTGCTGATTATTATAGTACATATACCATGTAAACTCTCAAATTCTATTTAGCTGTGAAATAGTGGTGTGCAATTCCTTGTCAAAGAAATGCTACTGTATTAAGAAGATGCTGGCTGCTTTGTGTTAGAATAGGACACCCCGCAGCTTCTCTGTAGTGGCTCTGTCACagtcaaaaaaaaatgaaaaggttttgTGCATTTCTTCAAAATTATGCTTTCTTCGACAACAAAAATTGTGTAGGAATATTTTCAGTGAGAGGGAATAACTAGTACTTTTCTACataggttttttggggggtttttattttttgctgcttactttttatttaagtataggTACTATTACTGATTCTGTTTTTTAGTGAGTAAATttgcatcattttaaaaatacatcattttagaGTCTTTTGAAATTGTTGTGatcatattttgcattttatggctcctcatttatttattaattaaaaaagttttttgatGTTATggatatgtttttctatttttaaagcaagaataACAGTTGACATTCCTTGAGCAAAATATATCTCTGTGAATTTATAAACAACCAATCTGAACCAACACTTGACATTGTGGGTTACATTGCCAGCAATATTGGTTGAGTCTACCCTTGGATGACTCCAACCAGCTGGCTTTGGTTGCTATCTTAACAAGTAATCCA is from Zalophus californianus isolate mZalCal1 chromosome 4, mZalCal1.pri.v2, whole genome shotgun sequence and encodes:
- the PLPPR4 gene encoding phospholipid phosphatase-related protein type 4; translation: MQRAGSSGARGECDISGAGRLRLEKAARLGCAVYTSPGGGRGLGQAAGMSAKERPKGKVIKDSVTLLPCFYFVELPILASSVVSLYFLELTDVFKPVHSGFSCYDRSLSMPYIEPTQEAIPFLMLLSLAFAGPAITIMVGEGILYCCLSKRRNGVGLEPNINAGGCNFNSFLRRAVRFVGVHVFGLCSTALITDIIQLSTGYQAPYFLTVCKPNYTSLNVSCKENSYIVEDICSGSDLTVINRGRKSFPSQHATLAAFAAVYVSMYFNSTLTDSSKLLKPLLVFTFIICGIICGLTRITQYKNHPVDVYCGFLIGGGIALYLGLYAVGNFLPSEESMFQHRDALRSLTDLNQDPSRVLAAKNGSSSDGIAHTEGILNRNHRDASSLTNLKRANADVEIITPRSPMGKENMVTFSNTLPRANTPSVEDPVRRNASIHASMDSARSKQLLTQWKNKNESRKLSLQVIETEPGQSPPRSIEMRSSSEPSRVGVNGDHHAPSNQYLKVQPGTVPGCNNSMPGGPRVSIQSRPGSSQLVHIPEETQENMSTSPKSSSARAKWLKAAEKTVACNRSNSQPRIMQVIAMSKQQGVLQSSPKNTEGSTVSCTGSIRYKTLTDHEPSGIVRVEAHPENNRPIIQIPSTEGEGSGSWKWKAPEKGSLRQTYELNDLNRDSESCESLKDSFGSGDRKRSNIDNNEHHHHGITTIRVTPVEGSEIGSETLSISSSRDSTLRRKGNIILIPERSNSPENTRNIFYKGTSPTRAYKD